The nucleotide sequence GAAATTCTGGCAAAAGTCCCGGAGGTGGACATCGGACAGATTAAGCCAGGACAGCCCGTTGAAATTCGGGTAGATGCCTATCCCAAACAGGTGTTCAAAGGTGTTGTGCGTCTGGTGTCCCCGGAGGCAAAGGAAGACCCCACCCAGCGCGGGGTGATTACTTTTGAAGTGCGGGTGCGTGTCACCACAGGCAAGGATAAGCTACGCTCTGGCATGACCACTGATCTGGCTTTCCTGGGGTCCCAGCTTGACCAGGCTCTCATGGTACCCAGTGTGGCGATTGTCACCGACAGGGGACAGTCGGGTGTCCTGGTTCCTGATCGCAACAACAGACCGCGATTTCAGCCCGTGACCACGGGAACGATGATCGGCAACGAAACCCAGATTCTGGATGGCATTCAACCTGGTGACCCCGTCTTTGTTGAATTGCCTGAAGGGGTGAGATTGGAAAATATTACAAAGGGAGTTCGTTAGTGTTTGAGAACTTCTCACGTTGCAGGGCTTGGCCCTTTCCGCAGAGCAGGTTGCAGTTTGAATTCCGCGTAGCGGCACCAGGGGGAAGGAATGGACATAATTGACAGCACAAAAATGGCCGTCAAGACACTGACTGCCAACAAGCTCCGGAGTGCGCTGACCATGCTGGGTATTATTATTGGCAATGCTTCCGTCATTGCCATGGTGGGTATTGGTCAGGGGGCACAACGGCTGGCATCAGAACAATTTGAATCCCTGGGACCCAATGTGTTGTTTGTTTCTCCAGGAACACGGGAAGCCCGTAACCGCACATTTGATATGCCCAGAACCCTGGTTTTGGAGGATGCCAGGGCGATCGCTGCCCAGGTCCCTTCGGTGCAGGAGGTCGCGGCCCAGCGCCAGAGCCAGTTACCAGTGGTCTACCGTAATCTCAATACCAGTTCCCTGGTCGTTGGCACAACCCCAGAATTTCTCTCCGTCCGTACCTTTGATATGGCGAAAGGGCGTTTCATCAGTGAACAGGATGTGGAGAAAAACAGCCAGGTGGTTGCCCTGGGGTCTGACCTGGCAACCCGCTTTTTTGGCAATCGTGACCCCATTGGTGAGCAGGTTCGGATCCGGGGAATTCCGTTTCAGGTGATTGGGGTATTGCAATCCAAAGGAGCCTTTCTGGGTACTAATCAGGATGATGCCGCGTACATTCCCATCACCACCCATGCCAACCGTTTAACCGGGCGCACCTCTCCCTATGGTCTGGACCTGACCTTTATCTCCATCTCTGCTAAAGATGCAGACAGCATTCGGGCAGCCGAATTTCAGGTCACTAATTTGCTGCGCCAACGGCACAAAATTACAGGGGAAGATGATTTTACGGTCCAGACCCAGAAGGACATCTTAAACATCGTCGGCACCATTACCGGTGGTTTGACGGCAATGCTGGCCGCGATCGCGGGTATCTCCCTCCTGGTGGGTGGCATTGGGATTATGAACATCATGCTGGTTTCGGTCACCGAGCGCACTGAGGAAATTGGGTTACGGAAGGCGATCGGGGCTTCCCAGCGTGACATTCTGGTGCAGTTTATGATCGAGGCAGTCATCCTGTCGGCGGCAGGTGGCTTACTGGGGACTGCGATTGGTATCGGTGGCGTTGCTGCCGTAGGCTTTGTGACTCCCCTCAAAGCGAGTATCTCCCCTGTTGCGATCGCCCTTGCGGTCGGTGTTTCCGGTGGCATCGGCTTATTCTTTGGGGTCTTTCCTGCCCGTCAGGCTGCCAAACTCGACCCCATCGTGGCACTCCGCAGTGCCTGATTCCCCTCTCCCCTTCCTCCCCCTCTCCTTCCTTTCCCCTATGCCCAACTCCGTTATCATCCGCATCGAAGATATGTATAAGATCTACGGCTCCGGAGAAGCTGAAGTGAAAGCTCTCTCTGGCGTTGACCTGATCATCGAGCAGGGTGAGTACTGCGCCATCATGGGAGCCTCCGGCTCCGGCAAATCCACCATGATGAATATGATTGGTTGTCTTGATCGCCCGACCTCTGGCAAATATTATCTGGATGGGGTGGATGTGGCCGGGCTGAGCGATGCCGAGCTGGCTTTGATTCGTAACCGCAAAATCGGGTTTGTATTCCAGCAGTTCCACCTGCTGCCCCAACTCAATGCCCTGGAAAATGTCATGCTACCGATGGTCTATGCCAATGTTCCCAATGCTGAACGGCGGGAACGGGCAGAGGAGGCATTGCTCCGGGTTGGACTGGGGAACCGGATGCAAAACCGTCCCAACCAGATGTCCGGTGGACAGCAACAACGGGTGGCTATTGCGCGGGCGATCGTCAACCGTCCAGTTT is from Leptothermofonsia sichuanensis E412 and encodes:
- a CDS encoding ABC transporter permease, yielding MDIIDSTKMAVKTLTANKLRSALTMLGIIIGNASVIAMVGIGQGAQRLASEQFESLGPNVLFVSPGTREARNRTFDMPRTLVLEDARAIAAQVPSVQEVAAQRQSQLPVVYRNLNTSSLVVGTTPEFLSVRTFDMAKGRFISEQDVEKNSQVVALGSDLATRFFGNRDPIGEQVRIRGIPFQVIGVLQSKGAFLGTNQDDAAYIPITTHANRLTGRTSPYGLDLTFISISAKDADSIRAAEFQVTNLLRQRHKITGEDDFTVQTQKDILNIVGTITGGLTAMLAAIAGISLLVGGIGIMNIMLVSVTERTEEIGLRKAIGASQRDILVQFMIEAVILSAAGGLLGTAIGIGGVAAVGFVTPLKASISPVAIALAVGVSGGIGLFFGVFPARQAAKLDPIVALRSA
- a CDS encoding ABC transporter ATP-binding protein yields the protein MPNSVIIRIEDMYKIYGSGEAEVKALSGVDLIIEQGEYCAIMGASGSGKSTMMNMIGCLDRPTSGKYYLDGVDVAGLSDAELALIRNRKIGFVFQQFHLLPQLNALENVMLPMVYANVPNAERRERAEEALLRVGLGNRMQNRPNQMSGGQQQRVAIARAIVNRPVLLLADEPTGALDSRTTEEVLSIFTELNNSGITVVMVTHEPDVARLTHRIIWFKDGRVVHSHLAPDDLTQMMATA